The DNA segment AGAAGTTCAAACTGCCCGCCGGGTTCGACGCACCGGCGCGGCGTTCTGCCTCCGGGCGGCACTACATGATCGTTCAGTTTGCGAACCAGCCGACCCCGGCCGACCTGGATCGGTGGGAGGCGGACGGCTACGAGTTCCTCGCTCCGATTCCGAACAATGCCTACGCCGTCCGGTCATCGAACAAGAACGCTGCCGGTGCGGCGTCTCGCGCAAACGTCCGATGGACGTCGGACTTCCTTCCCGGCTTCAAGGTCGATCCCTTCGTCATGGACGAAGCCGCCCTCCGCACGAAGCGCAACGACGACATGGATGTCCTCGTGAGCGTCTGGCAGGGCGAATCGCGCGACGTGGCGATCAAGGAATTGCGCTTGCTTGGTGCGGAGATTCTACAGGTTCCAAAGTCCTCCGGCGCGCAGCGCCTGCTCGTTCGCATGTCGCCTGGTCTCCTGGCGAAGGCGGCGTCGCTCGGCGAGGTCGAGTGGATCGAGCCGCGTCCGCAAGTGACTCGCCGCAACAACTCCTGCACGGGAGTTGTCCAGTCCGGCGAGGATGGGAATCGTTCGATCTGGGCGCATGGCCTTCACGGTGAAGGCCAAGTGATTGGGCACATCGACGGATCCATAGACATCGGCAGTTGCTACTTTCGCGACGAGACGAATAACACGCCTGGTCCTTCGCATCGAAAGATCGTCGCGTATCGCGGTTCCATGGGTGGCAACGGGCACGGCACGCACACGGCCGGCACAGCAGCCGGCCTGAACGTGAGCGGAAGCACAGACAACGCCGGGCACGCTTACATGGCGAAGCTGTCTCACACGGCCGACAATATTCTGCTCGGTATCGGCGACACGCCCACGAACCTGGCCGATCTGTTCACCGCCGCGCAGAACGACGGCGCCTTCGTTCACACGAATTCCTACGGCGACGACAACATCACAAACTACACGTACTTCTGCGTAGATATCGACACGTTCACCTGGGAGAACGAGAATGGAATGGTGGCGTTCGCCAGCACCAACGCCTCGAACGTTCTTTATACACCGGAGAACTCGAAGAATGTTCTCGCAGTGGGCAACGCGAATCGGGCTCCGAACTTCAACAACGAAACGATAGGTGGAAGTTGCAGCGGCCCGACGGCCGATGGTCGCAGGAAGCCCGAGATCTACGCACCTGGTACGTCGACGATCAGTGCTTATCCCGGCACGTGCAACGTACTTGCGATGACTGGCACGAGCATGGCCTCGCCCGCCATCACCGGCGAAGCGGCGTTGGCTCGCCAGTACTACACGGAAGGCTTCTATCCGCGAGGAGTTGCGACGCCTTCCCTTCAATTTGTCCCGTCCGGCGCTCTGTTGAAGGCGACGATCCTGAACGGTGCCGTCGACATGACCGGAATCACCGGCTATCCGTCGGACACGGAAGGATGGGGACGTCTGGTTCTCGACAACGCACTGTACTTCGAGGGCGATACGAGACGGACGTGGTTGCACGATGCACGTCGTTCGGCGAACGAAGGAGTCACGCAGGGCGGACAACACGAGTTCCAGATCGAAGTCACCAACGGCGCAGAGCCTTTGCGCGTGACGCTCGTGTGGATGGATCCGCCGGTGGCGCGCAACGCCTCCACGGTTCCAGTGAACAACCTGGACCTTGAAGTGGTTGCTCCCGACGCCTCGGTTTTCAAAGGTAATGTCTTTACCGGTGGGCAATCCGCAACAGATGGAAGTGCCGACACGATCAACAATGTCGAGATGTTCCTGCGGAACACGCCGGCAACAGGAACCTATACCATTCGCGTCAAGGGCACGACTGTGAATGCGATGTCGAGCAACCAGGGTTACGCGGTTGTGGCGTCCGGCGGAATGAGTGCGCCGATTGATGCGCAGTTGTCACTGGACAGCCCGCTTTACTCGTGCGCCTCGAATCCACAGATCGGTTTGTTCGATGGCAACACGACCGATACCCAACTCACTGTGACACTGACGACCGGTGAAGGTGAGTCGGAAGTCGTTACACTCTTCAAGACAACGAACTATACTTACTCGACCTCTATCGTGGTCTCGCAGTCCGCGCCGACTCCCTCCAATGGAATCATCGAGATCAATGGCGAAACGCAGATCACCGTGACGTATGTCGACGCGAATCCAGCCCCTGGACAATCCTCGCAATTGCAGGCATTCGCGGACTATGATTGCTCTGTGCCGGAAGTCACATCGGTTGCATTCCCGAGCATCGTCGACACAGCGGCGGTCATTCGCTTCACGACCAGCGAGCCCTCCCAGGGCGTTGTGAATGTCATGATGTCATGTGGCGGAAAGGTCGATCCATTCGCTTACACGACCATTGGTACCAATACCTATCAGGCAGAACTGGTGAATCTATTGCCAGGCATAAACTACTTCGTGAACATAGAGGTCACCGACGCTGCGGGGAACTCCGGCATCGACGACGATGGAGGAAGCTGCTACACGTTCAAGACTCTTGCTTCGACATCGAGCGCGTTCTTCGATTTCGAGCCAGGCGAGCAGGGATTCATCACCCAGGTGGATCAGGGGACCAATGCCGATTGGGCTCGGCTGGACGATGGTGCAGTTGCGCACAGCCCGACCCATGTGTTCTTCGGCCCGGACCTTGGAGAAACAACAGATACATCGTTGATCTCTCCGTCAGTCGCTATTCCGACGACGGATCCCTACCTCTCATTCTGGCACACGTATGAATTCGAGTCAGGCGGATGGGATGGCGGCGTGTTGGAAATCTCGACGAACGACGGCGCGACCTGGACCGATCTCGGTACAGATATCGTCATCGGAGGATACAACGGTGCTGTTCCCTCTCAGTATCAGAATCCTTTGCCCGGCGGTGCCGATTCCCGTGAAGCTTGGATCAATGGAACCAAGGGAGACATGTCGCGCGTGCTCGTGGATCTTTCGGGCTACGCGGGCCAAAATGTGAAGTTCCGTTGGCGCGTTGGTGCCGATGTTTCCTTCGGCGACGACGGGTGGTACATCGACGATGTTGACATCATCGAGATGGGAGAGGCTCCTCCTCTGCCCGTTGGTTTCATCGTCTGGTAAGGATGAAGTTGAAGGCCTCAGAAGCAAGAAGACGGGTCCGTGTGTCGGACCCGTCTTCGTTCTTTGCGCTTGGTGTGTTCGACTTATACACGCCCGGGGCGAATCGTGATCTGCAGCGTCTCTTCGTTCTCTCCCGATCCGCTTTCCACTATCGCCGTGTATTCGATCCCCTTATCCAGCATATAGAAGCCGCCCTGCAGGGACGTCTTTCTCCAAGGTTCGATGCGTGCCATGACTTTCAGGCGATTGATGATTTTGCTCATCGCTTCCGGGCCCATGTTTTCGGTTTCCGCAACATGACCAGCGGAATCTACGTGATCGACGCGACTGTCGTTGCCGGCCTGGTGAAGCAGCACCGCGGCGTGTTTCTTCTGAATCACACCGATCAGCAGATGGTTGGCCTGGCCGATCACGGCGATGCCTTCATCGTTGGCCAGATCGAACACGCCCGCCGACACGCCCGGCCGAATAAACCCAGTGCTGTCTCGCGGCAATGCGATCGGTTCCTGCGTCGCAGCATGCTTGGAGACTTCCGCGGAATCTAACTTCGGTACGGCTTCCTTTGACATGCCGGGAAGTTCCAACTCGTCGTCGAGCGCGTCCTCCAGCACCTCCACCGCGGGAGTTTCCAACTCGATATCGAAGTCGGTGTCCAATCTTTGATACTTCGGTTCTTCAGGCTCGGGATCGGGGTCGACCAAAGAGACCGGCGGATGCGCGGATGGGCCGGTTTGAATATCGTGGAAGTCTTCTTCGTCCAGATCGAAATCCGATTCGACCAGCTTCGCCTGATCGGTCATTTCTGCCGCTTCGGGTGTCGGCTCGACGATTTCCTCGCCGGTATTCGGAATGACGGGGGTTGGCTTCCACGACTCGAAGTCCAGTTCCGAGTCGACTTCCAAGTCCATCACGTTGACGCCCTCATCGTCTCGCTCGACGGGATCCTTTGGGGCCGAATCCTGCGCCTGATGAATCTGCTGTGCCTTCATGAATTGCAGCGGCTCGACAAGCGGCGTCGTTTGCAGCGCATCGATCAACTCCATGCCTGTGTGGAGAACGCGCTTCACGCGATTCGACTGATCCGGAGTGACCAATCCTCGGCTGACGAGAATGCCGAGCAGCTTGATGTCTTCCTGTGTGGGTTCGGGCATCGAGGCGAACGTCTCCATTACGAGGAGTCGGAACGTCCGCACACACGCACACGTTCCATCCTCAATATAGACCCGGCGACGCGATGTGGCTCAAGAGAAACAGGGAGAAACGGATGTTTGCAGGCGATCAGAGGGGGTTATGCTAATCCCGGAATGCGCGGCGCAGGCGCTTGCCGGCCATGTTCAGCATCACCCAGGAGAAGATCAGCACAACGATCCGGTTCGGTCCGGCCAACTGTGCTGCGGAGACATGCGTGGCGAACGCGCCGCCGCCAACCGTTTGAGGGCCGACGTTCTGCAGCGGATTCAGGAACGGGTTGAAGACGCTGACCGCATGGCCCATCGCCAGATAAAGTGCCACCACGATGGCCGCACCCATCAGGCCGCCGGCCCAGGCCTGCGGCAGGTACGTTCCCACCAGCGCCATCAGCGCGACGATGAAAAGCGAGTTCGTGATCAGGAAGAAGAGGGCCTGCACAGGCGGAAGCGTTCCGTACATGAACCAGGAAACGAACAAGACCGACGGAACCATCAGTAGTCCGAGGCCGAACAGCAGCGTGGCGGCCTTGTAGAGAATCAAGCCATGCCGCGATCCCGTCGCGAGCCAGAGAAGTTCGAATGTGCCTTGCTTCTGCTCGGCGGCGTACATCGGCGCGGCCATCAGGAGCGTCGCGATGCCGAACAAGCGCGCCAACAGATCGTAACCGCCCGTTGCGGAATCGACGGCCTGCCAGAGCAGATACAAGCCTGCCGCCCCCAGCAGCACCAGCGCCACGCCGAGCCGTACGCCCACCATGCCGCGCAGGCCAAGGATGACCAGGCGGAACATGTCGCGCCGGTACGCGGGGTCGCGCCACAAGCCGATGCGTCGGCCCGTGCGGCGCAGCCAGGCGCTGACGCGAGGCGGTTCAGTCATGGCTTCGCGTTCGCTCATCCGGCGATCTCCATGGCCGGCGCGCGGAGGCCTTCGGGCCCAACCGCGTGCATGTAGGCATCTTCCAATCCGGCATCGACCTGTCGTGCGCCTGGCAACGGCTGATCGGCGGACACAAGGCGCGCGCGGACTTCGCCGGCTTCCTCGCGCATCGTCACGACGCGTCCGGATTCGACCCACTCGTCGATCTGGTCGGCCGGCAGTGTTGTCTCCCACACCCGTCCCTCAACGCCGCGGATCAACTCCTGCGGTGCGCCGGTGAACAGAATCCGCCCATCGGCCAGGACGCCGATCTGCCCGCAGCAGCGCTCGACATCGTTCACGATATGCGTGGAGAGAATCACGGTGCGCCCGGAAGAGACCGACGCCAGCAGTTCGCGGAAGAAGACGCGTTCGCGTGGGTCGAGGCCACTCGTCGGCTCATCCAGCAGGACGAGCGGCGGGTCCGTCACGAGGGCTGCGGCGATCGCAAGGCGCTGCTTCATGCCGCGCGAGTAGCCCGTCGCGGCGCGCTTCGCCGCGTGGGTCAGGTTCACGCGCTCGAGAAACTCCGCAATCCGGTGCCGCGCCGATCTGGGCGTGAAGCCGGACAGCAGGCAGCACTCCTGCAGGTACTCCTCGCCGGTTTGGTTCGGGACGAAATCGAGCGTCTGGGGCATGTAGCCCAGTCGGCGGCGCCATGCCACCGGGTGCCGGCCTACATCGCTCCCATCGAACGTCACGCGCCCGGCCTCGAATCCCAGCGAGCCGACCAGGATTTCCATCAGGGTCGACTTGCCTGCGCCGTTTGGCCCGAGCAGGCCGAAAACGCCCTCGCCAATCTCCAAGTCCACTCCATCCAGTGCCTTACGGCCGGTGGGGTAGACTTTCGTGACGTTCTGGATTGTCAGGCTGGGCATGTTCAGTCGCTCCGGGCTATTATGCGCGCGGAGACGCGGAACCTTCAAAACTCGACGATTGTGACGCCGCCGCCGCCTTCGTCGGGCGTCGCGAAGCGGAATTTCTTCACGGACGGATAGCTGCGCAGGTAGTCGTGCACGGCGCGGTAGAGCTTGCCCGTGCCGGTCCCATGATTGATGCGGACGTACGGCACGTCGGCCATCAGCGCGCGATCCAGGTACTTGTCCACAGCCGCCAGCGCCTCCTCGACACGGAAGCCGTGCAGGTCGAGCTCAAGGCTGATCCCGCCGCTGCCTCCCTTCTGGACGACCGTGCCGCTCGGGCCGGACATCGCGCGGTGGCGTGTCGAGCGCCCGCGATCCGCCGGCAGCTTCTCGATCACCTCGAGCGCGGCCTTCACCTTGCGGCTCTTCTTGCGCTTGCCCTTCGACTTCGGATCCTCGGCCTTCTCATCCTTCTCTTCGACCAACGGCGATGGGCTTTCCGGCTCGTGATCGAGCAAGTCGGACGTGGCGACGCTCAGTTGCATCGCGCCCATCTGCACCTCGGCGCGCTTGCCATCGCGCGAGGTTTCCAGAATTTCGCCCCACGCGCCGAAGGGAGCGATGTAGACACGCTTGCCGGATTCGACGTCGGATGCAGGCCGTTCGTCCGTCTTCTCAAGCAGGTCGCGCTCCTGGCCGATGCGGTGTTGTTCGCGTACCAGCTCACGGCGAGCCTCGGCCAGGCGATCCTTGCGCTGGCGAAGTTCCTCCTCGCCCGGCAGGTCGGCAATCATGCGCTCGACGCGTTCGCGGACTTCCCGGGCTGCGGACTCGCGCTGCTCGAGCGCCTCGCGACGCAGCTTCTTGCGCTCGTCGCGTAACTGATCTGCGTGCCGACGCGCCGTCCGCTCCTGCTCCTCCAGTGCCTTCGCCCGAGCATTTGCATCGCGCAGCGCCTCGCCGAGGGTGCGTTCGCGCTCCTCGATATTGCGCAGCAACTCGCCCATGGCCAGGTGCTGGTCGCCGACCAGGCTGCGAGCGCGCTCCAGGACGCGCTTCGGCAGGCCCTCGTTCTCCGCGATGTAGAGGGCTTCGCTCGCGCCGGGCAGATCGAGGCGCAGCCGATACGTCGGCCGGTGCGTGTTTGGGTCGAGGCTGAACGACGCGTTGCGCACGCCCTCCGTCTCGCCGGCCCATTTCTTCACGCCGCCCAGGTGGCTGGTGGTGATCGTCAGCGCAGCGCGCTTGCCAAAGTCCTCCAGGATCGCCTGGGCCAGCGCGCCACCTTCCGCAGGATCGGTCCCCGTGCCGAGTTCATCCAGCAGAACCAGCGATCGATCGTCCGCGATGCGCAGGATGTTCTGGATGCGGCGCACGTGACCGGAGAAGGTCGAGATGCCCTCTTCCAGGTCCTGTTGATCTCCGATGTCGGCGTGGAAACCGCGGAAGACCGGCAGTCGCGAGTCGGGCGACGCTGGGATGGGGCTCCCGCACTGGAGCAGAATCGCGCTGAGCGCCAACGTCTTCATGGCGGTCGTCTTCCCGCCAGCGTTCGGGCCGCTGAGGATCACCGTGTGATCCCCCGGCACCAGCGAGATCGCGATAGGGACGCTGCTGGCCGCGCGCGTCAGGTGCAGCATCGGGTGGTGCGCGTCGAACAGCTTCAGCGCGGCGCCCTTCGACAGCACCGGGATTTTCCAGCCCCGCTGAAAGGCGTTCCGCGCCAGCGCACCCATCCCGTCCAGGACCCCGAGGGTCGTCAGGTCCTCGTTCGCTTCTTCGATGA comes from the bacterium genome and includes:
- a CDS encoding ATP-binding cassette domain-containing protein, producing the protein MPSLTIQNVTKVYPTGRKALDGVDLEIGEGVFGLLGPNGAGKSTLMEILVGSLGFEAGRVTFDGSDVGRHPVAWRRRLGYMPQTLDFVPNQTGEEYLQECCLLSGFTPRSARHRIAEFLERVNLTHAAKRAATGYSRGMKQRLAIAAALVTDPPLVLLDEPTSGLDPRERVFFRELLASVSSGRTVILSTHIVNDVERCCGQIGVLADGRILFTGAPQELIRGVEGRVWETTLPADQIDEWVESGRVVTMREEAGEVRARLVSADQPLPGARQVDAGLEDAYMHAVGPEGLRAPAMEIAG
- a CDS encoding endonuclease MutS2; the protein is MDARTREVLELDAILNELAGQALSPLGSEYIRALEPATDLEEIEGRLAIVREFIALLEVNRRVPLAGLVDVTELLARADVEGSALDAEDWPQLRKFLTVIANLVHFADENDEDYPHLADYCRRLHPNADLRHAIDRVFDENGLVRDNASPELAKARGQLRRAEHALERTMNRILGNLRGGTVLQDDFSTIRNGRHVLPVRAGSRGKIQGIVHGTSASGETLYVEPTEVVESANEVELCREREKLEIHRILLELTRLLRPFIEEANEDLTTLGVLDGMGALARNAFQRGWKIPVLSKGAALKLFDAHHPMLHLTRAASSVPIAISLVPGDHTVILSGPNAGGKTTAMKTLALSAILLQCGSPIPASPDSRLPVFRGFHADIGDQQDLEEGISTFSGHVRRIQNILRIADDRSLVLLDELGTGTDPAEGGALAQAILEDFGKRAALTITTSHLGGVKKWAGETEGVRNASFSLDPNTHRPTYRLRLDLPGASEALYIAENEGLPKRVLERARSLVGDQHLAMGELLRNIEERERTLGEALRDANARAKALEEQERTARRHADQLRDERKKLRREALEQRESAAREVRERVERMIADLPGEEELRQRKDRLAEARRELVREQHRIGQERDLLEKTDERPASDVESGKRVYIAPFGAWGEILETSRDGKRAEVQMGAMQLSVATSDLLDHEPESPSPLVEEKDEKAEDPKSKGKRKKSRKVKAALEVIEKLPADRGRSTRHRAMSGPSGTVVQKGGSGGISLELDLHGFRVEEALAAVDKYLDRALMADVPYVRINHGTGTGKLYRAVHDYLRSYPSVKKFRFATPDEGGGGVTIVEF
- a CDS encoding S8 family serine peptidase, translating into MRKMTVRAGAMGLALLIGTLTASPSFAIIDREAVTTYYQDAARSKNLLMLSAGEIDPVTEKFKLPAGFDAPARRSASGRHYMIVQFANQPTPADLDRWEADGYEFLAPIPNNAYAVRSSNKNAAGAASRANVRWTSDFLPGFKVDPFVMDEAALRTKRNDDMDVLVSVWQGESRDVAIKELRLLGAEILQVPKSSGAQRLLVRMSPGLLAKAASLGEVEWIEPRPQVTRRNNSCTGVVQSGEDGNRSIWAHGLHGEGQVIGHIDGSIDIGSCYFRDETNNTPGPSHRKIVAYRGSMGGNGHGTHTAGTAAGLNVSGSTDNAGHAYMAKLSHTADNILLGIGDTPTNLADLFTAAQNDGAFVHTNSYGDDNITNYTYFCVDIDTFTWENENGMVAFASTNASNVLYTPENSKNVLAVGNANRAPNFNNETIGGSCSGPTADGRRKPEIYAPGTSTISAYPGTCNVLAMTGTSMASPAITGEAALARQYYTEGFYPRGVATPSLQFVPSGALLKATILNGAVDMTGITGYPSDTEGWGRLVLDNALYFEGDTRRTWLHDARRSANEGVTQGGQHEFQIEVTNGAEPLRVTLVWMDPPVARNASTVPVNNLDLEVVAPDASVFKGNVFTGGQSATDGSADTINNVEMFLRNTPATGTYTIRVKGTTVNAMSSNQGYAVVASGGMSAPIDAQLSLDSPLYSCASNPQIGLFDGNTTDTQLTVTLTTGEGESEVVTLFKTTNYTYSTSIVVSQSAPTPSNGIIEINGETQITVTYVDANPAPGQSSQLQAFADYDCSVPEVTSVAFPSIVDTAAVIRFTTSEPSQGVVNVMMSCGGKVDPFAYTTIGTNTYQAELVNLLPGINYFVNIEVTDAAGNSGIDDDGGSCYTFKTLASTSSAFFDFEPGEQGFITQVDQGTNADWARLDDGAVAHSPTHVFFGPDLGETTDTSLISPSVAIPTTDPYLSFWHTYEFESGGWDGGVLEISTNDGATWTDLGTDIVIGGYNGAVPSQYQNPLPGGADSREAWINGTKGDMSRVLVDLSGYAGQNVKFRWRVGADVSFGDDGWYIDDVDIIEMGEAPPLPVGFIVW